Part of the Flagellimonas eckloniae genome, CATCTGATATCAGTATGTATTCCCATCATGTTTTCCTTCTTCCCAGCCATGTTTGCCCAAATACTGTTCACCACTTTCCACGGCACCTTCTTCAATAGAGGTACCCATAGAATCGTTCCAACGGTTGAGGTAACCAAACAAGGAAATCACCCCTAACATTTCTACAATCTCGCCTTCGTTCCAATGTTTATATAAACGCGCCTTTATTTCAGCATCCACTGCATTGGGAACTTGGGAGGCAACCAAAGAAAAATCCAAAGCGGCACGCTCCGCCTCAGAAAAAGCAGGATGCGTTCTATATTCCCAAATATTATCCAATTGTTCCTGTTCCGCACCGTAGCGTTCCGCCGCCCGTATAGCATGTGCCTGGCAATAGCGACATCCAGTGGAATTACTGCTTACCCAGGCAATCATACGTTTTAATGCTGAGGTTACCCTTCCTTCATTCGCCATTACCGCTTTGTTCAAGTTAATAAACGCCTTTGAAATAGCAGGCCTATGCTGCATGGTCAAGACTGAATTTGGGCAAAACCCAAGGGTCTCGTTAAAGAATTCAGCAAGCTTTTTTGTCTCTGAATCATGATTAGGGTCAAGCGGATTTACTAAGGCCATGAATGTAGTTTTAAATTGTATTTTTGAAAGCTACAAGAAACGAAAATTTGACTTCATGACAAATCATATAACTACCAAATGGCTGGGCGAAATGGCCTTTGAAAGCAACAACCCCTCAGGGTTAAATTTAAAGATTGATGCGGGCCCGGATAGTGGTGGAAAAGGGGAAGGCTTGCGCCCTAAAGCTTTGATGCTTTCCGCTCTTGCAGGTTGTTCAGGACTGGATGTGGCTTCGCTCATAAAAAAAATGAAACTGGAAGTAGATGATTTTTCAATTGAAACCATTGCAAACTTAACCGACGAGCACCCCAAATACTACGATTCGGTGACAATAGAATATCATTTTCATGGTGCTGATTTGAAGGAAGGGAAATTAAAAAAGGCGGTGGACTTATCGGTGGAAAAATACTGTGGGGTTATGGAGATGTTCCGAAAATTTGCCAAATTGGAGATTAAGACGATTTTTCATCATAAGTAAAACGAGTTCAAACTCAAACTCAAGTTTAAACTCAAATTCAGACATCAAGTACAAGTTTCAGAAACAACTGGAATGGATTTTATTTCAACCTCAAATTAATTTTAGTCAATGATTTTATGGACAAAAAATTTGATTTAGAGGATAGATTTGTTGATTTTGCGGCGAAGATTGCGCTATTTTGCAAGGAACTGCCCAACGATTTTACGGGACAATATTATGGAAATCAACTTCTACGTTCAGGAGGAAGTGCAGCCCTAAACTTTGGTGAAGCTCTTGGAACAAATACGAATAAAGATTACGTCTACAAGGCTTCACTAACCTTAAAGGAACTTAAGGAATCACGGATTAACATAAAGATTTTAAACCGAATCGAGTACGGCTCCTATGAAATTAAAAATAGCCTGTTAAATGAATTAGAGCAGTTGATCAAGATAATTGCCACGATAATCAAAAACAAAATTCCTTGAATTTGCACTTAATTTTTGAACTTGAACTTCACCCATGAGATGGACCATAAAACCAAAACCTACCCAACAAGAGATAGAACAGCTTTCCAAAGAGCTTAAGGTAGAAAGCCTGGTATCACAACTTTTGCTGCAACGAGGGATCACAACTTATAAAGAGGCGAGGGACTTTTTTCGCCCAGAGTTGTCTCATTTGCACGACCCTTTTTTAATGAAGGATATGGACAAGGCGGTTGAGCGCATTGAAAAGGCCATTGCTTCCAATGAAAATATTTTGGTGTATGGTGACTATGATGTGGACGGTACTACATCGGTAGCCCTGTTATCATCATACCTCATGGAAGAGTACCCCAATGTGGCCACTTATATTCCAGACCGATATTCAGAAGGGTATGGGGTGTCACTTCAGGGAATAGATTTTGCCTCAGACAATGGGTTTTCCTTGATAATTGCCTTGGATTGTGGGGTAAAAGCCATTGAACAGGTAAAATATGCCAAAGAGAAAGAAATAGATTTTATCATATGCGATCATCATAGGCCCGGGGATACGTTGCCGGAAGCAATCGCTATTCTTGACCCAAAACGAGCAGATTGCGAATATCCATACAAAGAACTTTGTGGTTGCGGAGTGGGCTTTAAGCTAATTCAGGCTTTGGCATCCAAAAAAGGGGAAACTGCGAAAGACCTTATACTGTATTTTGATTTGGTGGCTACCGCAATTGGAGCCGACATTGTTCCCATAACCGGAGAGAATCGGGTATTGGCATATTATGGATTGCAGGTAATAAATGCCAATCCAAGAATTGGGTTCAAAGCGATTATTGACCAAATCAAAAAGCAAACATTGACCATAACCGATGTTGTCTTTATAATAGCTCCGCGAATCAATGCTGCTGGTAGAATGAAACATGGTCAACATGCCGTAAACCTTTTGGTTGAAACGGATTTGAATGTTGCACAAAAATTTGCAAAAGAGATTGAGCAGTTTAATTCGGATAGAAGAAATCTGGATAAAGAGATTACCAAAGAGGCATTGCTGCAGATTCAGGAAAATGAGGAAGAAGATAGATTTACATCCGTTGTTTACGACGAAAACTGGCATAAAGGAGTCATTGGGATTGTAGCTTCGCGACTTACGGAAACGTATTATCGCCCCACATTGGTCTTTACCAAAAGCGGAGGCAAGTTGGCCGCCTCTGCGCGATCTGTAAAAGGGTTTGATGTATATGAGGCTTTGGAAGGGTGCACGGAATGTTTGGAGCAATTTGGTGGACACAAATATGCTGCAGGACTGACATTGCTGGAAGAAAACTACGAAAAGTTTAAAACCCAATTTGAAAAAGTAGTTTCTGAAAGTATTGACCCAAGTTTATTGCAGCCAGAACTTACCATTGATACCAATATTGAGTTAGACCAAGTTACCCCAAAATTGATGCGGATCCTAAAACAGTTCGCTCCTTTTGGCCCCGGAAATATGACCCCAGTTTTTATGGCTGAAAAAATTCATGATACCGGATATGCAAAATGTGTGGGTGAAGACGAGAAGCACTTGAAACTAACAGCTTGTCAAAATGGTTCAGCACCTATTGGAGCAATTGGTTTTAATCTGGGCAACAAAATGGAAAACGTTAAAAACAAGAGGACATTTGATGCTGTTTTTTCCTTGGATGAGAATGAATGGAACGGGAGTGTGAGCCTACAGTTGAAATTAAGAGATATTCGTTAGATTTTTATGGACCCCTACGCAGCCCTCCGTTATAAGGAATTCAATATTTTTTTATTGGCAAGGTTCGCCATGGTCTTTGCATGGTCCATGCAGTTTATTGTAATTGAGTGGCAGGTCTATTCATTGACCAAGGATCCACTTTCACTTGGAATTATTGGGCTAATGGAAGTAATACCTGCAGTAGGGATGGCCCTTTTTGCCGGACACATTGTGGATCAAAAAGAAAAGCGAAATCTATTGATCAAATGTATCTTAGGATTTTCGGTTGTGAGTTTGGGATTGTTCTTTTTAAGTCTTCCCTCTTTGGAAACCAGTCTGGCGCCTAAAAAACTACTGTATAGCATTTATC contains:
- the recJ gene encoding single-stranded-DNA-specific exonuclease RecJ, with the protein product MRWTIKPKPTQQEIEQLSKELKVESLVSQLLLQRGITTYKEARDFFRPELSHLHDPFLMKDMDKAVERIEKAIASNENILVYGDYDVDGTTSVALLSSYLMEEYPNVATYIPDRYSEGYGVSLQGIDFASDNGFSLIIALDCGVKAIEQVKYAKEKEIDFIICDHHRPGDTLPEAIAILDPKRADCEYPYKELCGCGVGFKLIQALASKKGETAKDLILYFDLVATAIGADIVPITGENRVLAYYGLQVINANPRIGFKAIIDQIKKQTLTITDVVFIIAPRINAAGRMKHGQHAVNLLVETDLNVAQKFAKEIEQFNSDRRNLDKEITKEALLQIQENEEEDRFTSVVYDENWHKGVIGIVASRLTETYYRPTLVFTKSGGKLAASARSVKGFDVYEALEGCTECLEQFGGHKYAAGLTLLEENYEKFKTQFEKVVSESIDPSLLQPELTIDTNIELDQVTPKLMRILKQFAPFGPGNMTPVFMAEKIHDTGYAKCVGEDEKHLKLTACQNGSAPIGAIGFNLGNKMENVKNKRTFDAVFSLDENEWNGSVSLQLKLRDIR
- a CDS encoding four helix bundle protein, with product MDKKFDLEDRFVDFAAKIALFCKELPNDFTGQYYGNQLLRSGGSAALNFGEALGTNTNKDYVYKASLTLKELKESRINIKILNRIEYGSYEIKNSLLNELEQLIKIIATIIKNKIP
- a CDS encoding carboxymuconolactone decarboxylase family protein — translated: MALVNPLDPNHDSETKKLAEFFNETLGFCPNSVLTMQHRPAISKAFINLNKAVMANEGRVTSALKRMIAWVSSNSTGCRYCQAHAIRAAERYGAEQEQLDNIWEYRTHPAFSEAERAALDFSLVASQVPNAVDAEIKARLYKHWNEGEIVEMLGVISLFGYLNRWNDSMGTSIEEGAVESGEQYLGKHGWEEGKHDGNTY
- a CDS encoding OsmC family protein, which gives rise to MTNHITTKWLGEMAFESNNPSGLNLKIDAGPDSGGKGEGLRPKALMLSALAGCSGLDVASLIKKMKLEVDDFSIETIANLTDEHPKYYDSVTIEYHFHGADLKEGKLKKAVDLSVEKYCGVMEMFRKFAKLEIKTIFHHK